A single region of the Halorussus gelatinilyticus genome encodes:
- a CDS encoding DUF7344 domain-containing protein, whose amino-acid sequence MTNNASETSKLGFEVGGDRQDELFSVLSHPYRRFTLQHLRSVDTPLSVAELTTELVAWEERQSEIGRAGDGQTTVGVSLVHNHLPKMADANVVEYDATRQTVTLVNDTDEVHTHLRAMTSD is encoded by the coding sequence GTGACAAACAATGCCTCTGAGACGAGCAAGTTGGGATTCGAGGTCGGAGGCGACCGTCAAGACGAACTCTTCAGCGTCCTGTCTCATCCCTACCGCCGTTTCACCCTTCAGCACCTCCGGTCCGTCGATACCCCGCTTTCGGTGGCCGAACTGACGACGGAACTGGTCGCGTGGGAGGAGCGCCAGTCCGAAATCGGTCGGGCGGGCGACGGACAGACCACCGTCGGCGTCTCGCTCGTCCACAATCACCTGCCGAAGATGGCCGACGCGAACGTCGTCGAGTACGACGCTACCCGACAGACGGTCACGCTCGTAAACGACACCGACGAGGTTCACACCCACCTCCGAGCGATGACGAGCGACTGA